The following proteins come from a genomic window of Taeniopygia guttata chromosome 25, bTaeGut7.mat, whole genome shotgun sequence:
- the LOC115498399 gene encoding SLAM family member 8 isoform X2: MEREPPRGKARLPSLLLALLGLGPELLFGQARAAAPRPVHGVLGGSVLLSPALPPNRTVKEIEWSFSAGTGATIQVAEVGPGGFERPDPRDRFGGRLEPVNGTALRLRQLQRGDSGVFAARIKLQPALVDDQAFNLTVYEAVPSPRTRSQLLASTLDWCNLTLQCQGSGRGAVNVTWRRDSLAWAEPGPGRHQLSPDGTTLRVALPPAATNVTYACTVSNPADRKVALFHLHSLCQGAGGHSAFSTSGYVVLALILVAVSLGGAFWCWRVNSEKAARAAATPTAPPEESPGEPQYSDIVCRSPPEGNDQGPSAPEAPQEPSAPQKSEPGEPQKSEPSAPQKSEPGEPQKTEPSAPQKSEPDEPQKSEPGEPQKSEPSEPQKSESAAPKASPGGDERSGPEDAAQEVT; this comes from the exons agctgctgttcgGCCAG GCCCGTGCCGCGGCGCCCCGGCCGGTGCACGGCGTGCTCGGCGGCTCGGTGCTGCTGTCGCCGGCGCTGCCGCCCAACCGGACGGTGAAGGAGATCGAGTGGAGCTTCTCGGCGGGCACCGGTGCCACCATCCAGGTGGCCGAGGTGGGCCCGGGCGGCTTCGAGCGGCCGGACCCGCGGGATCGCTTCGGCGGGCGCCTGGAGCCCGTCAACGGCACGGCGCTGCGGCTGCGGCAGCTGCAGCGCGGCGACAGCGGCGTCTTCGCGGCCCGCATCAAGCTGCAGCCGGCCCTGGTGGATGATCAGGCCTTCAACCTGACGGTCTACG AGGCGGTGCCCAGCCCGCGCACCCGCAGCCAGCTGCTGGCCAGCACGCTGGACTGGTGCAACCTGAcgctgcagtgccagggcagcgGCCGCGGCGCCGTCAACGTCACCTGGCGGCGCGACAGCCTGGCCTGGGCCGAGCCGGGCCCCGGGCGGCACCAGCTGTCCCCCGACGGCACCACCCTGCGCGTGGCACTGCCACCCGCCGCCACCAACGTCACCTACGCCTGCACCGTCAGCAACCCCGCCGACCGCAAGGTCGCCCTGTTCCACCTGCACAGCCTCTGCCAGGGCGCCG GGGGACACTCGGCCTTCTCCACCTCGGGCTACGTGGTGCTGGCGCTGATCCTGGTGGCCGTGAGCCTGGGCGGCGCCTTCTGGTGCTGGAGGGTCAACAGCGAGAAGGCGGCACGGGCAG CCGCCACGCCCACGGCGCCGCCTGAGGAGAGCCCCGGGGAGCCCCAATACAGCGACATCGTCTGCAGGAGCCCCCCCGAGGGCAACGACCAG GGTCCCAGCGCCCCCGAGGCCCCACAGGAGCCCAGCGCACCCCAAAAATCCGAGCCTggtgaaccccaaaaatccgaGCCCAgtgcaccccaaaaatccgaGCCTGGTGAACCCCAAAAAACCGAGCCCAGTGCACCCCAAAAATCGGAGCCCGACGAACCCCAAAAATCGGAGCCCGGTGAACCCCAAAAATCGGAGCCCagtgaaccccaaaaatccgaGTCCGCGGCCCCAAAAGCCTCCCCGGGGGGGGACGAGCGGAGCGGCCCCGAGGACGCGGCCCAGGAGGTGACATAG
- the LOC115498399 gene encoding SLAM family member 8 isoform X1, translating into MEREPPRGKARLPSLLLALLGLGPELLFGQARAAAPRPVHGVLGGSVLLSPALPPNRTVKEIEWSFSAGTGATIQVAEVGPGGFERPDPRDRFGGRLEPVNGTALRLRQLQRGDSGVFAARIKLQPALVDDQAFNLTVYEAVPSPRTRSQLLASTLDWCNLTLQCQGSGRGAVNVTWRRDSLAWAEPGPGRHQLSPDGTTLRVALPPAATNVTYACTVSNPADRKVALFHLHSLCQGAGGHSAFSTSGYVVLALILVAVSLGGAFWCWRVNSEKAARAAATPTAPPEESPGEPQYSDIVCRSPPEGNDQGPSAPEAPQEPSAPQKSEPGEPQKSEPSAPQKSEPGEPQKTEPSAPQKSEPDEPQKSEPGEPQKSEPSEPQKSESAAPKASPGGDERSGPEDAAQEVT; encoded by the exons agctgctgtttggCCAGGCCCGTGCCGCGGCGCCCCGGCCGGTGCACGGCGTGCTCGGCGGCTCGGTGCTGCTGTCGCCGGCGCTGCCGCCCAACCGGACGGTGAAGGAGATCGAGTGGAGCTTCTCGGCGGGCACCGGTGCCACCATCCAGGTGGCCGAGGTGGGCCCGGGCGGCTTCGAGCGGCCGGACCCGCGGGATCGCTTCGGCGGGCGCCTGGAGCCCGTCAACGGCACGGCGCTGCGGCTGCGGCAGCTGCAGCGCGGCGACAGCGGCGTCTTCGCGGCCCGCATCAAGCTGCAGCCGGCCCTGGTGGATGATCAGGCCTTCAACCTGACGGTCTACG AGGCGGTGCCCAGCCCGCGCACCCGCAGCCAGCTGCTGGCCAGCACGCTGGACTGGTGCAACCTGAcgctgcagtgccagggcagcgGCCGCGGCGCCGTCAACGTCACCTGGCGGCGCGACAGCCTGGCCTGGGCCGAGCCGGGCCCCGGGCGGCACCAGCTGTCCCCCGACGGCACCACCCTGCGCGTGGCACTGCCACCCGCCGCCACCAACGTCACCTACGCCTGCACCGTCAGCAACCCCGCCGACCGCAAGGTCGCCCTGTTCCACCTGCACAGCCTCTGCCAGGGCGCCG GGGGACACTCGGCCTTCTCCACCTCGGGCTACGTGGTGCTGGCGCTGATCCTGGTGGCCGTGAGCCTGGGCGGCGCCTTCTGGTGCTGGAGGGTCAACAGCGAGAAGGCGGCACGGGCAG CCGCCACGCCCACGGCGCCGCCTGAGGAGAGCCCCGGGGAGCCCCAATACAGCGACATCGTCTGCAGGAGCCCCCCCGAGGGCAACGACCAG GGTCCCAGCGCCCCCGAGGCCCCACAGGAGCCCAGCGCACCCCAAAAATCCGAGCCTggtgaaccccaaaaatccgaGCCCAgtgcaccccaaaaatccgaGCCTGGTGAACCCCAAAAAACCGAGCCCAGTGCACCCCAAAAATCGGAGCCCGACGAACCCCAAAAATCGGAGCCCGGTGAACCCCAAAAATCGGAGCCCagtgaaccccaaaaatccgaGTCCGCGGCCCCAAAAGCCTCCCCGGGGGGGGACGAGCGGAGCGGCCCCGAGGACGCGGCCCAGGAGGTGACATAG